Genomic segment of Tolypothrix sp. PCC 7712:
CTGCAATTCAAGCTATTGAGTTCATCAACGATGTCAGGACTATCAAAATCTTTGGAGTTACGATTAAGAAAACACGCTGAAAGGGGTGAATGTTGACGCAGATGGGTAATAACTGAAGCATAGACAAGAGCATCTTGAGGGCTGAGATCATAAGGACTTTCACAAGCCGCTGCCTCAGAAAGAATGTCGGCAGTCAGGGGAATGACTTGGGCAATTTTTAATAGCCGCTCCCGATACTGCACAAAGCGATCCCTTTCTTCCTCATTACTTTGCACCAACAATAAAGAAATGTCTTGAATACTGCGGATACGATTCATGTAAGAGGCTGTGCGCGATAGTTGCCGCAACTCAAGATCGAGGGCTTGTTGGATATCCTTGCGGTTCCTGGCTTGGCGACTGAGTTTTTCATGAGGTTCAGCTAGACTATAGGCTGGAATGACCAGTTGACCATGCCCTGCTTCACATAGCTGCAAAATTTGTTCGCAGCTGGTACACTGTTCCTGTTGAAAGGCTAGTTCCAGAACAAAGTTAGTTTCAACGTAAATATTCACGCAGCAGCCGTATGCTCGAATTTCCCTCCCGTTATAGCATCATACAGCCCTGATTCTATCAGCCATTGTTGCGATGTATCGGTATCCTCAAGGGGTTCGGACGCATGAATGATTTTCCCTAGCCACGATGCCACAATCAGTTCAAAGCTCTCACCACTGATTTTGTCCTCACTTACTCCAGCCTGTTCAAAATAAGGCTGAAGAATAGGGCGGGCATCAATACTGTAATTTGGTTCGCTCTGCTTGAGTTGGTCATCAGCACCCGTCCATAAATAGAAGCGATCTGGAAAGACCATCAGGAAATAAGGAGCTTTCGGAAAAGTACCGTGGGCGAGAATATTGCGTCGGAGCTGTGCAGCCCACTCTCTTGAGGCATTACGTTTAGTCTTCACCTCGACAACAAGCATCCGTTGACCACTACGGTCATCAACGGACAAATCCCAGTTACTATCTTCCTTGGAAAACATAAATAAAATGTACTTTATAAGAATAAAATCTATTTTACAGACTGATTATTTTAAAACAGGCACAAGGTACTCGACCTGAGCCATTACTTCAACTAAAAATAGATTTCCAAGCCAGTATCTTTGCTTCTTTCGCCCCTTATAGTCGGCATTTGGGATTTTGACAACATCAGAGCGAAATGCAATGACTGTAAGGTATCCAAGCAAAAATTAACCCCAATCGCGATCGCCATCTGTGATGTCGTGTTATATGGGGAAGACGACATTACACTCTTGGGGGACTGTCTAGTGATCGCTTTTAACCATCTCAAACTACTCAAGCAGCAGAAGCTTTTCAACCAAAACTTTTTGTC
This window contains:
- a CDS encoding PIN domain-containing protein → MNIYVETNFVLELAFQQEQCTSCEQILQLCEAGHGQLVIPAYSLAEPHEKLSRQARNRKDIQQALDLELRQLSRTASYMNRIRSIQDISLLLVQSNEEERDRFVQYRERLLKIAQVIPLTADILSEAAACESPYDLSPQDALVYASVITHLRQHSPLSACFLNRNSKDFDSPDIVDELNSLNCRMIPRFDHGYAFIQSRLSP